The following nucleotide sequence is from Fibrobacter sp. UWB2.
CTCCCTTTACAAAAGAACCTCGGTGATAAACCGAGGTTTTTTCTTTAATTCACAAATCGGAGAAAACATCTTCCATCGGTTTTCCACGGCTTTCTATAGCATCGGCATAACCGCGTTCCATTTTGCGTTCGAACTCTTCGTCTGTTTCTAATAGAGCATCGCAACGCAGTTCATCGCTTGTATTATTTTCAGCATCACTCATACAACAACTACTTGGGAAAATCCCTAAAATAAAAATGTCTCCCACTGGGACACATCAACGAGAGGTGCGGGGAGTCCTGTCGCTACAAATATACCCCCATTTATCATTACACGCAAGAGGGCTTGCATTACGAAAAGGCGCAGACTCAATTGGGGCAGCGTTGTTTCTTTTCTAGGGGCGGGTAGGCCGGGCAAGCCGGGCGTTGCGGGTGCGGCGTTTGAGCACCCGCAGTGGGGGTAGCGTAAGACCTGGTCGGGGCGGGTTCGGAACAATATTCCCGAAGGGAATGACTATAAGGGCGGGGCCAGGGCTGGAGCGAGGGGGACTCTCCCCCCCCCCTTTATATAAATCGAGCACAAGGAGCGCGGCTACGCAGACAAGGACAACTTCGACTATGCGCCGGAAGATTTTGCCGACGCTATGGACAACTACAACCGCGTTCTCGAAGTCGCTGGCGACATCACCGCGAACATCGTCTTTTACATTTTCAAAAATTTACTTGACAATGTTTCCTTTTTTTTATATTTATGATAAAACACAACCGTAGCCCAAAAGGCTGTATTTATGAAAGAAATCATTGTAATATACGGCGACAATAATGTCGGAAAAACAACCGTAATTAATGAAATTTACGACGACCTCGTTAAAAAGGGAGCATCCATAAAGAACGCCAAAACACAGCAAGGTGGAAGTCGAATGGATTTCGACGCTGAATTGAACTATAATGGGAAAAACATAGCCCTGATGTCCATGGGCGATTCTGTCGGCAGTGTAACCACAGTCATTCGTAAATACAAGCAATCCGATATACTGATAACAGCATACAACACCAAACACGCCACATTAAGCCGTGAGTGGTTAAAAAATGCCCAAAAGATAACGATCGTGCGTAAAAGTTCCGCAACCAATTCGGACAACAGCAGCGTCTTGCAACAGGTTTTAGCTTTAATATAAACAAGTTCATCTCTTTACACTGTAGATGTCCTATGCAATTGTAAAGTTCACTTTTTTAGGACAAAAAGGAAATGATATGAAACAAGTTTGTGCAATGTGCGGGAAGGAACACATATCAAACGGATGCCTCGATACAGATGCTTTTGGAACTTACGGAGCTAGCGTAGGCGTAACGCCTCAAGCCAAAGTTCCATCAAATTATAGCACATGGGACTTTCTTAGAGACGAAGGCTTTAGCCCTAGCGACTATTTTTGCAAGCACTGTCGCGACCGACTTCTTAGAAAACATAAAGCTGTGTGCGGATGGACAAGTTTTTAGCAACGAATTACTTATCGGATGAGGCCTCAGAAGCGGAACGCTATGTCTTGAACAAAAAAATGACGCGTCCGCCTATTTCTTATTTTTCCATCGGCATTCACGCATTTATATTTCTGTATATCGTTATAGCCTCATTTTTTTTGATATTTTGCTTATGCCACTTTTGGGCATTTTTTTCATCTAATTGCCGTTCGTTTTGGACGAGCGAAAATTCAATTGTATTTTACATTGCCGTTACCATAATTTCCTTTTTCATTGCGCTCTCAATATTCTCTAAACGTATTTTGATTGGACTTATCCATGTTTATCAACGATACGCCCCTGAATCTCGTCGCAGAATGTGCCTTTTCAAGCCAACTTGTTCGGAATACGCCTTATTAGCGTTGAATAAATATGGTTCTATTCGAGGAACAATAAAAACAATTGACCGGTTAAAAAGGTGCAAAGGTGGCAAGTATCATATCGATTATCCATAAGCCCAAAACGCTTGTTCAAAAAAAAGCTACTTTATTTGGCGTAAGCCGAACGGTCGTGTGACCGCATGAACTCCGAATACGCAAACCAGAACAGCTACGACTGTATCCAGGTTCACGGCGGTTCGGGCTACATGCTTGAATACGCTTGCCAGCGCCTCTACCGCGACGCTCGTATCACCTCCATTTACGAAGGTACGACGCAGCTCCAGACGGTTGCAGCACTTCCGCACATCACCACCGGCAGCTACGGCCTCATGCTCGAAGAACTCGAAGCCATGGACGTTCGCCCGGAATACGAAAGCCTCAAGGCTCGCGCCAAGGCTATGGACGAAAAGTACAACGAAGCTATTGAATACGTGAAGTCCGTTGAAAACAACGAATTCACCGACCTCTGCAGCCGTCACTTGTACGAACTCGCCGCCAACTGCGTGATGACCCAGTTGCTCCTCCGCGATGCCACCAAGGCACCGGAACTGTTCGACAAGAGCATGAAGGTGTACTTGAACCTCGCCGAAGCCGAAGTCGCAAAGCACTACAACTTTGTGAAGAGCCTCCGCGTGGAATCGCTGGAAAGCTACAAGCAGGCATAAGCCTCGCTAACGCGAAATTGAAGGCCCCGACTCTGACGAGTCGGGGTTTTGTTTATATCCCAATTATTTTCTTTCTCATGCGCTATCACCCGAAAAATTGTATAGCTTTATAAATAGATGGAGAAATTTTATGGGAGCGAACAACGATTTTCAGAAGATTGATCTGAATGATTACATCCAGACGGGCGAAGGCGGGACTGCGCTCGCGTATACGCATAGGAACGGCAAATCGCTTGCAAAGTTGTACAATCCGGATTTTGACGCAAATACAATAAAAAATGAATTTTGGGCATCGCGGACGGCTTTCGAGTTGGGCATTTCTACACCGGAACCGTT
It contains:
- the yidD gene encoding membrane protein insertion efficiency factor YidD, which gives rise to MTRPPISYFSIGIHAFIFLYIVIASFFLIFCLCHFWAFFSSNCRSFWTSENSIVFYIAVTIISFFIALSIFSKRILIGLIHVYQRYAPESRRRMCLFKPTCSEYALLALNKYGSIRGTIKTIDRLKRCKGGKYHIDYP
- a CDS encoding acyl-CoA dehydrogenase family protein; translated protein: MNSEYANQNSYDCIQVHGGSGYMLEYACQRLYRDARITSIYEGTTQLQTVAALPHITTGSYGLMLEELEAMDVRPEYESLKARAKAMDEKYNEAIEYVKSVENNEFTDLCSRHLYELAANCVMTQLLLRDATKAPELFDKSMKVYLNLAEAEVAKHYNFVKSLRVESLESYKQA